CCATCCGCAGCTTGACCGGTCGCGCCGTCGCAGCTGCTTTAATGGCGTCACAGATACGCACTCTGGACTCTTCAAGAAACTGCTTGGTACCCAAGTTCGGCTTCTGAATAATCTCGACGGCTCCGTATTCCAATGCCTTGAGCAGAGTTTCCGATCCATCTTCCACCAGGCTAGAACACATCACTACCGGGATCGGATGTTGACTCATGATCTTCTGCAGAAAGGTCAAGCCGTCCATGCGTGGCATTTCAACATCGAGAGTAATAACATCGGGAATCTGCTGTTTGAGACGTTCCGCAGCCACAAACGGGTCGCTGGCCGTGGCAATCACCTCTATGCGTGGATCGGACTCAAGCACCGACTGTAACGCCTGACGCACCACAGCAGAGTCATCGATGATCAGCACTTTAATTTTAGCCATTTGTCACCTCATTGAAATACGGCAGGACGACTTTCAGCGCATCACACGGACGTGTCAGATGCTCAAGATACACCCGAGGGAACTAGGTGCATCGTGTTCATTCTTTCGCAAGTAGGGCTGCAACATGAAGCTCATTGGCAATTTGACACCTCAGAACCCAAGCCATCAACGGGTCTAACGTCTCTCCCCCCACCGTACCTCCCGGCATAGAGGCAGTATCAGCAGTCTCGAGGAGCTGGAATCGTTTTTTTGCGCTAGATGAGACGGTAGACTGTTGGTGCAACCTGATGCAACGGCACAGAAAAACCGTGCAAAGACTCCGAATGGCCCAAAAACAGAAAACCATCATCCTTTAAATGGTGACAGAATTTTCCGACCAGTTTTTCCTGAGTCGTTTTGTCGAAGTAAATAATAACATTTCGGCAAAAGATCACATCTACTTTATCCGGCAATTGAAACGTACTGTCCATAAAATTGAGTCGTCCGAAGCGCACTTTTTTCCGCAGATCCGGCGAAATACGCACCAACTCATTGCCGGAATCCTTATGTTTCAGCAGGTAACGTTTGCGTAATTGCTCGGCGACTGGAGCAATGCGTTCTTTGTGATACACAGCCGTCCTGGCATGGTCGAGTACCCGTGTTGAAATATCCGTGGCAATAATTTCAAAATCGAATCCCGGATGCTGCTGGGCATAGTCATTGAGAACCATGGCCATGGTGTAAGGCTCCTCCCCGGTGGAACAACCGGCACTCCAGATCCTGAACCGGCGTCCATGGCGGTGTCCCGCCTGCCAGGAGGACAATACCTGCGAGGTCAAATAGTCAAAATGACCGCTTTCACGAAAGAAATCGGTTTTGTTGGTCGTCACCACGTCAAACAGATGAACATGCTCCATCTGCTCTCCCTGAGGGGAAAACAGGTACTCGCAATAATCTTCAACACAGGACAATTTCAAGGCACGCAGTCGTTTTCCCAGTCGACCTTGCAACATCGTGCGTTTTGAGTCAGAGATTTTAATACCCAACTTCTGGTAAATAAACAGGGATAACCGCTGAAAATCACGCTGAGTCAGTTCCACGACCCCTCCTCGACACTGCGGACAGAACAACGCCAACCATAGCTTCCTCTAATCTCAATCAGCTTAAAAACCCTCTGGCGGAAGCTACCTTCCACCAGAGGGCCGGAGTTCTGTCTTTACGGATTAATATTCCTCAAACTCACTGTCCAGTGAATCGCGTCCTGCCCCCATATCCAGAGCCAACCCTGAAGCCGGCTCAGTTTTTTTCGCGGGCGGTATGGCAATCTTTTTCATTGTCGGCTCAATACGGCGCGGTGGCGTTTTCACCGTTGTGCCGCCTTCAACTCGAAAGAAATCAATGGTGTCCTGTAATTGCGAGGCTTGCGCATTAAGTTCCTCAGAAGTGGACGCCATCTCTTCAGCAGCAGACGCATTCTGCTGAATGACCTGATCCAATTGTTGAATCGCTTTATTGACCTGATCAGCCCCGGTATCCTGCTCTTTGCTGGCTGCGGCAATTTCCTGGACCAGTTCAGCAGTGCGTTGGATATCCGGCACCATTTTGGCCAGCATCTCACCGGCATTCTCCGCCACCTCGACACTGCTCGACGACAGATCACTGATTTCAGCCGCAGCACTCTGGCTGCGCTCAGCCAGTTTACGTACTTCCGAAGCTACCACGGCAAACCCTTTGCCATGCTCACCAGCTCGTGCCGCTTCGATCGCCGCATTGAGTGCCAGCAGATTGGTCTGGCGGGCAATCTCTTCGATAATCGAGATCTTCTCAGCAATATCCTTCATGGCCTTAACGGTTTCAGCCACAGCTTCACCGCCACTCTGAGCATCCTGAGACGACTTGATGGCTATCTTTTCCGTCTGCATGGCGTTATCGGCATTTTGCTTGATATTCGCCGCCATCTCTTCCATGGACGAGGACGCTTCTTCAGCAGCCGCAGCCTGCTCTGTGGCACCCTGACTCATCTCTTCGGAACTGGCCGAGAGCTCCTGGCTACCGGCCGCCACATTGGTGGAGGCACCTTTAACGTTTTCCACCACGTCTTTGAGCTTTTCCACCATGTTGGCAACCGAACCATAGACACTATGGCGGTTTTTATCCGTAACATCCAATTTCTGAGTCAGGTCGCCTTCCGCCAGCACTCCCATCACCCTCTCGATAATCGCCGGATCACATCCGAGCTGGCGCATCACGCCACGAATCAGCAGAAGGGCAATGACAGCACCTAAAATAATTGCTGCAACAACCAGGACCATGATCAATTGAACGGCCTTTTCATTCGACGCCTGCACCTGAGGTCCAAGTTGGTCCTGGATCTCTTTGACATCCAGCTTGACATCTTCAAACTCGGCCGCAACCTTCGGGCCAAGGACATCAAGGCTATTCTTGATGTAATCGTTGCGCTCGAAGATTGTCGTTGTAATTTCCTCGAACACCTTAGCGTATTTTTCACTAGTCTCCCTGGCTTCAACTAACAGCGTCCGGCGCTGTTGATTCTGCAGGTTTTCTTCAAGAAGACGATAATACTTGTCCAGTGCTGAAAACTCCTGATTAACCCGGTCAATCGCCTGTTGAGAGTTCCCCTCGAGAAATTTCATGACATACAACCGGGCCAACAACAAACTGCGCAGCGCCTGGCTGCTGTAATAGGCCGCTTCCATATCACCATCCACTCGCGCGCTCTCAAGGATTTTGGTAAGCGCCTTTTCTATCATTGGCCCAGTGATATTAACGCCATTATTAACAAGGTCATCCCGGTGATTCATCAGCACCACGACTTTTTCAAAATCTGTCTTATATGCGTTTAAATCTTCTGTTGCCACACCCAACATTGCAGACCGTTTGGGATCTTCAATCAATTCATGCGCCTGATTGAGAAACTCCATCGTCTTCTGCAGATAGTCCTGATACTGTTGCTGATCCTCCTCGCTGCCGGTAATGATAAAATCTTTGACATTCATGCGCACCATGAGCATGTTGGCCTGCACGCGTCCGGACAGGTTGGTTTCTTTGGCCAGTTCACGATAATCTCCAAAACCATCTGCAGCCGTGTTCAGAGCGTTATAGCCAATACCGCCAACAGCCATGAGCAGCACCAGTACAACGGCAAAACCCAAAATCAGTTTTTTCGCCAGTGTCATGTTGGTTAACATCTATCTATCCCCCTTAGTCGAGTTGAAAGATCACGCTTTAGTGGCATCACTGTTTTGCTGAATCAGCGAAATTTCATCAGCCGAGAATACCCGGTCAATATCCAGAATAATGATGAATTCGTCGTTGTGCTTACCCATGCCACGGATAAACTCCGTATCAAGCTTGGTGCCGATGCGTGGCGGTGGTTCGATCTGGTCGGGGTCGAGTTCGAGCACTTCCTGGACTGAGTCGACCAGGGCGCCGAGCACGCTGGGTTCGCCGTCCATGACCACTTCGGTGATGATAATGCAGGTGTTGACGGTGGCTTCGGCTTCACGCATGCTGAATTTGACCCGCATGTCGACGACGGGGACAACGCTGCCACGCAGATTGATAACGCCACGCATGAAGATGGGAGTCTGCGGCACTTTGGTGACATCAGTGAAGTCGAGTACTTCGCGTACTTTGGCGATTTCGAGAGCAAAGACTTCTTCGTCGAGCTTGAAGGTCAGATATTGGTTCATCTGCTCCAAATCTTCTGCGGACATGGTGGTTCTCCTTTCCCCTTATGCTTAATCGTGTTGTCTAAAACCTGTAGGTGTTTTTTACGGTTGGCTGACACGCCCCTCCTCACTGGCTTTCTGCATCAGATAAACAATGTCGAGAATAAGAGCAACACTGCCGTCACCGAGGATGGTGGCGCCGGAGACACACTGCACATCGCGATACATGGGGCCGAGGGATTTGATAACGGTCTGGTGTTCGCCGATGACGTTGTCGACGACGAAACCGAGCTGCTGGCCGTTGATCTGGGTGATGACGATCTGCTGTACTGCGGGCCGGTTGCCGTCGATGGCAAATTCTTCGCGTAACGGAACGTAGGGCACCAGGTGGCCGCGAACCTTGGCGAGATTGCGGCCGTGAGAGTCGTGGATGTCTTGGGCGGTGAGTTCGATGCATTCTTCAACGGCGGACAGGGGCAGTACGTAGCGGCCGTCACCGATCTGGACGAGCAGGCTTTCGATGATGGCGAGGGTCAGGGGGATGCGCAGGCTAACGGTGCTGCCCTGGCCTTTTTGACTGTCGAGGGTGATGCTGCCGCGTAATGATTCGATGGCGCGTTTGACGACGTCCATGCCGACGCCGCGCCCGGACAGGCCGGTGACTTGCTGGGCGGTGGAGAAGCCGGGGGCGAAGATGAGGTTGAGCAGGTCGGTGTGGCTCAGTTGGTCGTCGGCGCCGATGACGCCTTTGCTGATGGCTTTTTGGCGGATCACTTCGGGATCCATGCCTTTGCCGTCGTCGCTGATGTTGATGATGACGCTGTCGCCGGAGTGTTCGGCGCTTAAGTGGACCTGGCCGGTGCGGGGCTTGCCGGCGGCAACGCGGTCGTCGGGCATCTCGATGCCGTGGTCCATGCTGTTGCGGATGATGTGGACGAGGGGGTCGCCGAGTTGCTCGATGACGGTTTTGTCGAGTTCGGTGTCGGCGCCGGTGGTTTTGAGTTCGACTTCTTTGCCGAGATCGGCGCTGATGTCGCGCACGAGGCGTTTGAATTTGCTGAACGTGCTGCCGATGGGTAGCATGCGGATGTTGAGGGTGCTGTCGCGTAAGTCTTCGGTGAGGCGTTCGACTTCTTCGGCGATGGAGAGCAAATCGGCGTCGTGACGCTGGTTGGCGACCTGGCTGAGGCGCGACTGGACGGTGACCATTTCACCGACGAGGTTGACGAGGTCGTCGAGTTTGTCAGCGGGGACGCGCAGGCTGCTGGCACCTTGGCTTTTTTCTTTTTTCTTTTCTTTGAGTTTTCGAATCTCCTGCTGTTCGAGCAGGGCGGAGTCGACTTGGTCACGACTGACAAGATTCGCTTCGACGAGCAGATCGCCGATACGTTTGTTGTGGGCGAGGACGTCGTCGATTTCGGCCTGGCTGATCTCGCCGCGTTCAATGAGAATGTCACCGAGGCGTTTGCGGTCCATGCCATCCTCATCGCTGCCGAGATCAATCGCTTTGATAATCAGTTCGCAATCGTCTTCGACAAAGATGAACACGTCACGGATAGCATCTTCGCCACAGTCGCTGGTGAGGATGATATCCCAGCTGGCATAGCAGTCTTCAGCATTAAGCTCGTCCAAAGCTCGGACATTTGCTTTATGGGCGATGGTCCGACAGGTGCCGAGTTCGGCGAGTTCATCGAGCAGTTGGGCAATGGAGGTGCCGTTGTGCATAATATCGAGTGATGGCCGAAAGCGGATACGGTAGGTGGTGTAGTCGTTTTTGGTGTCGGCGTTGTCAGCGTCAGCTACCGACGCGGCGAGGGTGGCTGGTGCGCTGCCACCTCCGGCAAGAGCCTGGAACTGTGCAACGAGGTCTGCACCCTGGGCGGCGTATCCCCCCTGTTCTTCAGCGTCGCAATCGAGCAGGGCAAGGATATGGTCACGGGCCTTGAGCGACAGATCAACGAGTTGTTTGGTGACGGGCAACTCACCGTTACGCACCAGATCGAAGACGGTTTCAACTTCGTGGGTGAATTCGGAGATGGTGGTAAACCCGAACATGGCACCGGAGCCTTTGATAGTGTGCATGGCCCGGAACACTTTGCTGATGGTCTCGTGGTCGTCGGGCTGTTCTTCAAGCTCTAGCAGCGAATCTTCGAGTTCACTGAGCAGTTCGTAGGCTTCTTCCTTAAAGGCATTTTGTGGGGCATCCTGCATGGGCGTCCTCGTCTTTGCTCGGCGGTTTTAGGTGAGGTTTTCCGGTATCCACAGGCATTTCATCGGATCTTCGGCCTCGTTGCAGGCCTGATCGCGAAAGAAGCCGAGGGATTGAGCACGATCGATAAAGGCTTCGGTGCATTGGCCTTTGATCTGGAAGTGTTTGCCATACTTCTGAGCGTATTTGTTGGCGCTGCATAAGAGCTGCAACACGCTGTAATCGACATCGGTGACGGCGGCCATGTCAAGAATCACGTGGTCATGGCTCTGCAGGGCACTGAGCAGATCGTTTTTAAGTTGGCCGATGGTGGCGATACCCAGATCACCGCTGACAATCAGCAGTTGATAGGCTGCGCCGTCACTGTTTTGAATGGTTTTGCTTTCCAGTTCAAACATGGCTTCTCCGTTGTGGCCTGTCTAGCAGGATGTTGAAAAGGTCCCATCCAGGGCCTTTTCAATGACGCAAGCCGAAAATGCGATTTCCGTCTTGCTTACAAAATCAAGGGCTTGAAAACCTGTCCTTGATTTTGGTCGCCCGTCCATGGGCTCCACAGGCTGTTTTTCAACAGCCTGTTTAGCCGAGCACTTTTTTGACGACACCGAGCAGTTTTTGCGGATCAAAGGGTTTGACCAGCCAGCCGGTAAGCCCCGCGGCTTTGCCTTTGGCCTTGAAGTCGGCTCCGGCTTCGGTGGTGAGCATCAGAATCGGGGTGAATTTGTAGGTGGGCGCGGCGCGCAGTTTCTGTACCAGGGTCAGCCCGTCCATCACCGGCATGTTGAGGTCGGTGAGCACCAGGTCAACTTTGTGTTTTTGCGCGGCGGCGAGAGCTTCCTGACCGTTGCCGGCTTCAATCACCTGATAACCGGCACCTTTGAGAGTGAAGGACACCATCTGCAGGATCGATTTTGAATCATCGACCGCTAACACTGTTTTTGCCATAGAGTCTGTTCTCCTTTTGCTTTATCTCTCTGTGTTCTTGATTATTTACTTAGACCAACTCAAAAAAGCTCAATGTCACCTTCGTCCATGTTTTTTTGCGACACCGGATTGTGGTGGCTTTCGCGAACCAGTCGAGCTGAACTCTTCAAAATCATTTCCAGAACCTCGCTCTGCCCGGCGAGATCCCCGTCCTCAATCGCGGGCAACTGTTGCGATTGCTGCGCGACACTGTGTATCAATTCGTCCATGGCCGTAAGTCGCCGGGTAACCGTTCCAATGACCTGGGTGGACATGTCCTGAAACTGCAACGATGTCACCGCTTGACGCACAAGCTGCGATACATCTTCGGCAATAGACGAAATCTGACCCGCGCTTTTTTCAACCATCTGATTGAATTGTTGCGCCTGATCCATGGTGGTGCTGATATGATCACTTTCTTCTGTCACCAACTGGCTGGAGTTCTCGGAGAGTTCCCGAATGGATGTGCCGACATGTCCCAAAGCCGTTGAGATCGCTTGGACCGAGGTATCAATCTGTTCACTGAAGCGATTGGAGCGAATAGACAGATTCCGCACCTCTTCAGCAACCACGGCAAATCCCTTTCCGGCGGTCCCTGCACGGGCGGCTTCGACAGCGGCATTGATAGCGAGCAGGTTGGTCTGATCGGCAATTTTGCGCACCTCACCAAGCATACCGAGAACTTTTTGGAACTGGTCTTGGGTTTCATCCATGGATGCAACAAGTCGATTTGTCTGACTGTTATTTTCGATGGTAGCATCCAGCAGACGTTGCATGACTGTTTCAATGTTTTCAAACAGGGCCTTAAAGGATGTCATCGCACTGTCATTGTCTTGTCCACGGGTTAACGTCACTGCCAGTTCTTTTTGTTCAACGGTTTTTTCCTCAAGTTCGCTGAAGCTGGCAATCAGTTTGGTTATGGCATCGGCAAGGATATTCTGCACCTGAGCATTTTCACTTTGCGCATCACGACATTGCCCGGTGATTTCTGTTTCCAGGCAGACAAATAGCTCCTGCGCGGCCGTGACAACATCACTGGAGGGCCCTTGTGCTGTCGGTGCCTTTTGGGTGCTCAACACGGCAACCCAGCTTCCTGTTAACGCCGTCAGCATCGAAGCAACAACAAGTAGTGGCCCCAGCCAGCCAAGGTCCGCCACTGCTGCAACTGCGACCAAGCTAACATTGACAATCAACACAACGATGACAATGTTTCGTACTGTTTTTTTCATCAAAGCTCCTCAGTTAAATTCATGAAATATCACTTCAAGCTGATTTTCATCGCGGCAGAACATGAGATGCCCATGAGATGCTGATTTCATACATCTCTTCAGTTGGCGTTCCAACATCTCATCCGTGCTGACAACACAGATGGGCACATGGAACTCTGACAAAGTGATCAGAAGCGGATCAACCTCTTTGAGATTTAGAATGATCGCGGCGACATTAATTGTATTGGCGCTACAAGTCTCCAGCCAATTCACCACATCTTCGAGGTGAAAAAATTCTACAACTTTATAACCACGCAATATCAGTGGTAGCCGGTGGGTAAATACCTGATTGATCGTATTCAGCACCACGACCTGTTTTGGTATTTCTGCCATCTTTTTCACCCATTGTTCTCTGGTCAACGCTTTGTTACTTTTTAGTAATGGCACGTTGCAACGGCTAAGCCAGATGAAAAAAAAAGACAACAATGTAAATAATTACAAGATATTGGCGACAACTACTTGGCTGCCTTACACGACAGAGAGGCTACAACAGAAATTGTAGACAAAATATTTCTAATGTCTACACGCGGCAAAAAAACTATGTAATTATCTGAAATAAAATAGTTTTTTTGATGGGAAACCACGAGTCACAACAAAAGGATGGCGACAACTTAAGTTGTCAGGCTTGATGCCCATATCGTGGCTCTAGATGAAAATACACGGTACAGCAATACGCTGCTCAGACAAGGTTTTGCAACATCGTGGCAAAGGTGAGGCAAAGCCGGCCCCGAAGGATTTGTGTCGACAGGGCACGAGCAGGATATTGAACAGTTCTCTCCGGGGGCATTCTGCTCTACACGCTGGAAATACAATTCACCCTGCTTGCAACATCAAGCCCTTAAAAACCCGTCCTTGATTTTGCCCGCCCGGCCACAAGCTCCGCAACGTGTTTTCAACAGCCTGCTACGAAGGTGACATTTTTTTCAAACGCTTACTCAACGCCTGCTGAGAAATACCCAGCAACGCTGCAGCTGTCCGTTGATTGCCCTGAGCACGACTCATGGCTTCTTCCACCAATAACCGCGACATCTCCTGCAAGCTGGGCAGGTGCTCCGGAAAAACCATCTCTTCAACCAGCTCGGTGATCCCACCGGAGGGTGTGGATAAGATTTTTTCTCGAAAGCCGTCTAGCGGCAGCACCCCAGAATGATAACGGCTCAACACATCGTAAATCATCGCCTGCAATTCACGCACATTGCCGGGAAAATGGTAGCAATGCAACAGGGTAATCAACTCTTTTTTAACCGCGGGCCGCGGTTTGGCAAGATCCACTGACGCCTGATCAACAAAGTAATTCACCAGCAAGGGGAGATCAGCACGTCGCTCTCTGAGCGGTGGGACAACAACCTGATGGGTGGCCAGACGGTAATAGAGGTCGGCTCGAAACCTCCCATCTTTTATCTTCTGTTCCAGATCAACATTGGTCGCACAAACGATACGTGCCTGAGACCGCTTTACCTTGTCACTACCGACGGGAAGGAACTCGCGTTCCTGAACAAGACGCAACAGTTTCACCTGGGAGTGCAGACTCAAGTCTCCGATTTCATCAAGAAAAAGCGTCCCATTGGCGGCCTGTTCTACCATCCCAAAACGTTTGCTGCTGGCTCCGGTAAAGGCACCGGCAACATGACCAAACAAGGTATCCGCGAACATGTCGTCATCTAACCCAGCAACGTTAACTGCGACCAGAGGCTGCTCCGGGCAGCTGAGCTGATGGACAGCACGGGCGATAAGTTCTTTGCCGGTCCCACTTTCGCCACAAATGAGAACCGGGTGACGGCTGGGTGAGACCGCCTCGAGATAATCCAACAGTTTAAACATGGCCGGATCATCAGTGACAATCTCTTCAAATGCCGCGTGCCGTGAGCGTGTCGCTAGCATTTTGCTGCGTAGACGCTGATTCTCCAGTTTAAGACTGTTAAATTCAATGGCCCGTTTAACACCGGCAATCAGCCGTTCCCGTTCTGCCGTTTTGATAAAAAAATCAAAAGCACCAGCCTTCATACAGCTTACGGCAACGTCCAGTTGGTTCATTCCGGTGATGACAATAACGGGAATTTCCGGAAACTCATGGCTGATCTGCTCAAGAAGCTCTTCGCCGCTGATGTGGGGCATAGTCAGATCGATCACTACGGTATCGACAACTTGATTTCTCAGAAGTGGCAGAACCTCACGGCTGTCGGAACTTTTAAGCACATTGTTGATCCCGCCGCGCTGACGCAAGGTCAGGGCAAAACTATGCAACCACGGCTCCTCGTCATCAACCAACAGAATCGGATGCTCAGGGTAGGGCATCATAGCATGGTTCCTTGGGGACAGTCGCTTAACGGCTCACCGATAACGGTAAAGAAATGACGGATAAAACGGTAGGTCAACCCCCAGAGGACCGGCAGTTCGCCACCAAGATCGATCCCTGGCACGGCAATCGATTTACCATGCCATGACACTGTCGCCAGGTGATGCTTCTCCGGGTCCTGCAGCGAGCGTAACGGCACCCAGAACGCTTTGGAGACTTCGTAGTTTTTTTCCAGCTCCGCAGCATTGTCAGCAATTGAGAATACAAAACAGCTGACACACACCGGAATGCGCACACCGTGATGATCATCCAGGCGCACGACGTAATCCTGTTGCGCCAGGCTCAATCCCACCTCCTCGCGGGTTTCACGCACTGCGGCATCATAGGCCGTGGCATCTTCGGGATCAATACGCCCACCTGGAAAACCGAGATTCCCGGACCAGGGATCGTTCGGATGTTTGGCCCGTTGAATCAGCAGCAACTCAATCCCCTGAGCACCATGACGCAAAATCAGGGCCACCGAGGCGCGACCTTTCTGATGCTGATCTTCAAGGGCAGCATACTGATGCCGTTGTAATGTGGCGATAATATGGTCCACGGTCCCCCCTTGTCGTCATTATTTGACTTCAGCCAACATCAATGCCCGTCGAGGTGCCGGATAGCCCTCGATGGTTTTCAACGCATCCTGAGGATCAAGAAAATCCGCTAGGGATTCCGTCTGAATCCACGGCGTTTTTCGTTGTTCCTCAGAGGTTGTTCGCGTCACGTCAATGCAGCGAATCTTGGTAAAACCGGCACGTGCCAGCCAATTGGCCAGACCATTGACCGTCGGCAGAAAGAACACATTGTTCATTTTGGCGTATCGGTCGCTTGGCGTCAATGCGACTTGCTCTTCTCCGGGGATCACCAGCGTTTCCAGAACCAGTTCGCCACCGCGCCGCAAGGTGCGTCGAATCCGGGTCAGAGTGTCAAGCGGAGAACGGACATGGTAAAGCACACCCATGTGAAACAGAGTATCAAAGCAACCAGTCATCTCAGGTAATTCTTCAAATTTCCCCGGCAATGTATAACAGCAGGGTTGCTTGAGCAGCTTCTGTAGCAGGCAATACTGAAAATAGAAGGTTTGATACGGTTCCAGACCAACCACTAATTTCGGATCTGCCGCAAGCATTCGGAACAGATAATAGCCACTGCTACTGCCAACGTCGAGAATCCGCCGTCCCTGCAAGGGCGCAATCTGTTCTTTGAGGCGATTCCACTTCAGGTAGGAGACCCATTCTGTATCCACTTCCGTACCAAGGATCTTAAAAGGGCCCTTACGCCAGGGTCGCAAACCGAACAAAGCGTGTTGAATCTTTTGATCCTGATCTGCTGGGAGCTCACCGGCCTTGCCGATAGACACCCAATCCCGGTCCAGATCAGCTTCAAGCTTCAGGTTGTCGGGGATATTCTCAAGCAGCTGCAGATACGCTTGGCTTTTTCTGTCACGTAGAAGAAATTGCCGTTTCTT
Above is a genomic segment from Desulfuromonas acetoxidans DSM 684 containing:
- the cmoB gene encoding tRNA 5-methoxyuridine(34)/uridine 5-oxyacetic acid(34) synthase CmoB; protein product: MFEEIDKLIAAIAQGEEPVWAQSLTEFVEKKRQFLLRDRKSQAYLQLLENIPDNLKLEADLDRDWVSIGKAGELPADQDQKIQHALFGLRPWRKGPFKILGTEVDTEWVSYLKWNRLKEQIAPLQGRRILDVGSSSGYYLFRMLAADPKLVVGLEPYQTFYFQYCLLQKLLKQPCCYTLPGKFEELPEMTGCFDTLFHMGVLYHVRSPLDTLTRIRRTLRRGGELVLETLVIPGEEQVALTPSDRYAKMNNVFFLPTVNGLANWLARAGFTKIRCIDVTRTTSEEQRKTPWIQTESLADFLDPQDALKTIEGYPAPRRALMLAEVK